A section of the Brachyhypopomus gauderio isolate BG-103 chromosome 13, BGAUD_0.2, whole genome shotgun sequence genome encodes:
- the sphk2 gene encoding sphingosine kinase 2, whose translation MRSPGPQGPSPSPPPVPPPGMAQEALLHGQFTGWSTGGSGGGAGGGSGSSSSSCPSTPTGVSLPLSPASCSYALTLTPTHIHVQRLTPRPGKDSRLLLPLAELTGSSCPRAPAPPLLVLYWYPPRRRRRGVSRRRHVHAYQAESRPEAERWNTAVQCLLRGLDITATTEFSKSMLPRPRRLLLLVNPFSGRGQAMDWCQTHILPMIREANISYNLIPTKYPSHARELMREITLREWDGIIIASGDGLLHEVVNGLMDRPDWEQAIKTPVGVLPCGSGNALAGSINHYAGYDMCLREPLLLNCCFLLCRGGVRPMDLVSVTTSPLPASSSNQNGRPSTSTRLFSFLSVAWGFVSDVDIESERYRGLGSARFTLGTLVRLASLRSYQGRLSYLPPAVVAPAPDSAPQPPRRPLSRSITEGLEGVCRTPIHRTCSDMGISEQRSLRKGEREREREEREQERERRRERARGTGVVRASSLAEDREREMEAEERIEEQSGFSSQSNERQECDRNVSEHTHGGAEEERGGRREKERQMDEERDVREEYSVDEGKEAEECEGSSADTPPDPRWTLRKNSAPSTQIVDAFFSQPMSMDLVTEVDGQENGSCFQQQTYLLDPGRERSLTISSPFRQSPFSYKPKLDQNQNQSPSRPRPVSLLQHAHTNSLPPKFPPLSLSQSPTPPSCTSPPNSAYLVPQPNTPGPASPSPSPSLSSSFSFDLAEPAGPLTSSFSHPPHDDLLPPLDQPLPSRDWVTVEGDFVLVLAIYQSHLGADLLAAPQARFDDGLIHLTFVRAGISRATLLRLFLAMERGGHLGLSSPYVSHVSARAFRLQPLSPRGTLTVDGELVPYGPLQAQIHPSMARLIVGDSGVKVTRF comes from the exons ATGCGCTCCCCAGGGCCCcagggcccctccccctccccacccccagtCCCTCCCCCAGGCATGGCCCAGGAAGCCTTACTGCATGGGCAGTTCACAGGCTGGAGCACTGGAGGAAgtggaggtggagcaggtggagggagTGGCTCCAGCAGCAGCAGCTGTCCCAGCACACCTACAGGGGTGTCCCTGCCCCTCAGCCCCGCCTCCTGTAGCTacgccctcaccctcacccccacccacatccacgtCCAGAGGCTGACGCCACGTCCGGGAAAGGATTCTCGGTTGCTGCTACCGTTGGCGGAGCTGACAGGGAGTAGCTGCCCTCGTGCTCCTGCCCCTCCACTGCTGGTGTTATACTGGTACCCGCCCAGGCGCCGCAGAAGGGGCGTGTCCCGTCGCAGGCATGTGCATGCCTACCAGGCTGAGAGCCGCCCAGAGGCGGAGCGATGGAACACCGCTGTGCAGTGTCTGTTGAGAGGCCTGGACATCACTGCTACTacag AATTTAGCAAAAGCATGCTGCCCCGCCCTCGGCGCCTGCTGCTATTGGTCAATCCCTTCAGTGGGCGGGGTCAGGCCATGGACTGGTGTCAGACGCATATACTTCCAATGATCAGAGAAGCCAACATCAGCTACAACCTCATCCCCACAA AGTACCCAAGCCATGCCCGCGAGTTGATGAGGGAGATCACACTGCGTGAGTGGGATGGCATCATCATCGCCTCTGGAGATGGACTACTGCATGAA GTAGTTAATGGCCTCATGGACAGGCCTGACTGGGAACAAGCAATCAAAACACCAGTGGGGGTCCTGCCCTGTGGCTCAGGCAACGCTCTGGCCGGCTCCATCAACCACTACGCAGG ATATGACATGTGCCTTCGGGAGCCGCTCCTCCTCAACTGTTGCTTTTTGCTTTGTCGGGGTGGAGTCAGACCCATGGACCTGGTCTCTGTGACAACGAGCCCTTTACCAGCCTCCTCATCCAATCAGAATGGCCGTCCATCCACATCCACGAGGCTCTTCTCCTTCCTGTCGGTGGCGTGGGGCTTTGTGTCCGACGTGGACATCGAGAGCGAGCGCTACCGAGGACTCGGCTCCGCCCGCTTCACCCTGGGGACGCTGGTGCGACTGGCCTCTCTGCGCTCATACCAGGGCCGCCTGTCCTATCTGCCCCCCGCCGTGGTGGCACCCGCCCCTGACTCCGCCCCCCAGCCTCCACGCCGCCCCCTCTCCCGCAGCATCACGGAGGGCCTGGAGGGCGTCTGCCGCACACCCATCCACCGCACCTGCTCCGACATGGGCATCAGCGAGCAGAGAAGCCTCCGTAAAGGGGAGAGGGagcgggagagggaggagagggagcaggagagggagaggaggagagagagggcacGAGGGACCGGCGTGGTCAGGGCCAGCAGCCTCGCTGAGGAtcgagagagggagatggaggcagaggagagaatagaggaacagtcaGGGTTCAGCTCGCAGTCAAACGAAAGACAAGAGTGTGACAGGAACGTGAGTGAGCATACACATGGGGGGGccgaggaggagagaggggggaggagagagaaggaaagacagATGGACGAAGAAAGGGATGTGAGGGAGGAATACAGTGTAGATGAGGGGAAAGAGGCGGAGGAGTGTGAAGGGAGTTCAGCAGACACGCCTCCAGACCCAAGATGGACGCTCCGTAAAAACTCTGCCCCCTCCACTCAGATAGTCGATGCATTTTTCAGCCAGCCAATGAGCATGGACCTGGTGACGGAGGTGGATGGGCAGGAGAACGGCAGCTGTTTCCAACAGCAGACTTATCTTCTTGATCCAGGCCGTGAACGTTCACTCACCATCTCCTCCCCCTTCCGCCAGTCTCCCTTCTCATACAAACCCAAACTGGACCAGAATCAGAACCAGAGCCCTTCTAGGCCCCGCCCAGTCTCCCTCCTCCAGCACGCCCACACCAACTCTCTCCCACCCAAATtccccccactctctctgtcacagtcacccacacccccatcctGCACCTCCCCCCCCAACTCCGCCTACCTGGTtccacagcccaacacacctggccccgcctccccctctccctccccctccctctcctcctccttctccttcgaTCTGGCTGAACCTGCTGGGCCTCTCACCTCCTCCTTCAGCCACCCCCCCCACGATGATCTACTGCCCCCCCTGGACCAGCCCTTGCCCTCACGGGACTGGGTGACTGTCGAGGGCGACTTCGTCCTGGTGCTGGCCATCTACCAGTCCCACCTGGGCGCTGACCTATTGGCCGCTCCACAGGCGCGTTTCGATGACGGCCTAATCCACCTGACCTTTGTGCGGGCGGGCATCTCTCGGGCCACGCTGCTGCGCCTCTTCCTGGCCATGGAGAGGGGCGGTCACTTGGGCCTCAGCTCGCCCTACGTCAGCCACGTGTCTGCACGCGCCTTCCGCCTGCAGCCTCTCTCGCCCCGGGGGACCCTCACCGTGGACGGGGAACTGGTCCCCTACGGACCCCTGCAGGCCCAG ATACATCCCTCGATGGCGCGTCTCATTGTGGGAGACTCGGGGGTGAAAGTCACAAGGTTCTGA